The Chitinophaga caeni genome segment GGTAACCGCCTGGCCCTTTATTCGGCAGGATAATAGCTGCATCCTTCCTTCTTAAAATAATTTTCACTAACTTTTGAAAGTTCGAAAACTTTGTATATCTTCGAAGTATGAAATTACAGGAAGCTAAAGCGCAATTTATCCAAGCTTGGGGGTCATTGGGTGCGCAATGGGGAATCAATAGAACGATGGCGCAAATCCATGCCTTGCTGCTGATTGCACCGGAGCCTTTGAGTGCAGATGAAATCATGGAAGAACTAAACATTTCCCGCGGGAATACAAATATGAATGTGCGAGAATTGATTAACTGGGGTATCGTGGATAAAGTATTGGTTCCCGGCGAACGCAAGGAATATTTCGTGGCCGAAAAAGATATCTGGAAAGTAGGGACAGCCATTACCCGCGAACGTAAAAAACGTGAACTTGATCCCATGCTGAGGGTGTTACAAGGTCTCCAGAAAGTAGAAGGGGATAACAAGGACAAATCCGTGAAAGCTTTCCGCGATGCGATCCAAGGCATCTACAAGTTCGCCCAACAAACTGATAATACGCTCAACACCATGATTAAAGCCGAAGAAAATTGGTTCTATAGCACCATATTGAAATTGATGAAATAATTTTTTTTGTTATAAATTTTCAATATTTTCTGAAATTTCAGAAAAATAGTAAACCATGATAAAATGAAAAATAAAAAGATTGTCATTGCCGGGGGAAGTGGTTTTATTGGTCATGCCCTGTGCGATGAATGGGGCAAACACAACCAAATCATTGTCTTGAGTCGCCAGAAGAATTATAAGCACCCGCTAGCTGAAACAGTATATTGGGATGGCCAAACACTGGGTATTTGGCAACAACAATTAGAGGACTGTGATCTCCTGGTAAACCTTGCCGGCAAAAGCGTTAATTGTCGCTACACTCCTGCCAATAAAAAGGCCATCTTTGATAGCAGGACTGATGCAGTTACTGTTTTGGGAGCAGCGATACAAGCTTGTCAAAATCCGCCGAAAGTATTTATCAACGCTGCTTCCGCCACTATATATGCACATTCATTAAACCAGCCGATGACCGAAAGCCAGCATGAAATCAAGAACGATTTTTCCGTGCAAGTCTGCAAAAAATGGGAAGCTTGTTTTACAAGTTTGCAACTCCCCGGAACAAGGAAAGTCATTTTAAGAATTGCCGTGACGTTCGGTCGGCAGGGTGGCGTTTTCGGATATTACCTCAACCTCGTGAAGTGCGGGCTCGGTGGCAAGCAGGGCAATGGCGAGCAGATGTTTAGCTGGGTACATGCCCGCGATGTGGCCAGGATGATGGAATGGGTTTATGAAACGCCCACTTGCCAGGGTGTTTATAATTGCGCCGCTCCCTACCCGGAACGCAACCGGGATATGATGAAAACCTTGCGGGCAGTTTTCGGGCACAAATTCGGTTTTCCCTTACCTACCTGGACGTTAAAGATAGGGGCATTTATCATCGGGACGGAAACCGAATTACTATTAAAAAGCAGATACGTATTGCCGAAACGGGCCATGCAGGAAGGTTTTAAATTTCAATTCCCAGCCGCAAGGGCAGCCTTCGAAAACATCAAACAATCCTTACCGAGATCCAAGTACCATTTGTTTTAAGCTAAATCTGTAAATTTGGCTTATGGAAAAAAAGACGGTTGTTCTCGGGGCTTCAACTAACCCGGAGCGGTACAGCAATTTAGCGGTACATAAATTGAAAGCGCATCACCATCCCGTTATTGCCATCGGCAAAAAAGAAGGCATGATCGAAGATACGCCTATCATTACTGAACATCCGCCGGTAGATGATGTTGACACGGTCACTATCTATTTAAACCCTAAGCACCAGGAAGAGTATTACGACTACATCTTGTCTTTGAAACCGAAGAGAATCATTTTCAACCCCGGCGCCGAAAATCCAGAGTTGAAAAAAATAGCGCTGGACAATGATATCTTACCACAGGAAGCTTGCACACTCGTGCTGTTGAGCACCGGGCAATTTTAAACTTATGAAACAGTTCCCTATCCTATTTTTATTCTTCTTTATAATGAAAATGTTCCCGGCTACAGCCCAGGATAGTTTGAAAGCGCAAGCCATCTTGCATAAATCGGCCATCGCATTATCGAAACTAAGCTCCGTTTCTTATCAAATCCATCTTTGGAAGAAGGAGCTCACCCATAATGATACAACTGACTTGGAAGCCTTTGTTGTGCTTTGGCATGCAGATGGCAAAGATTGCTTTACCATCAGGACCACTGCCAAAACACTGCAATTCGATGGTAAAGTATTCACGATAAATCAAGATCATAAACAGGTGAAGCGAACCAGCAATTTGCATGATTACGATTACAAGGACGCGTTGTATGATTATATTAACTTGCTAAAAGTTGATGCATACCTTATGACAGCCAATAATTACCATAAAAACATCCGGAGCTTGCGATTAATGCCCGATACCACCGTAGCGGGAGTGCCTTGCTATTTTATAAAAGTTTCCTTGGAACATCCAGAACAGCAGGTAGATGGACTAATAACGCAAGAAATTACCCGGGAGTTTTATATAGATAAAGCCACTTATTTACCGAGGCTGAAGATTGATTCCGACGTGATGCAATTTCAAAACCAGGTACATTCAGATCATAGGCGATACCTTGTTTCAAATATTAAAACAACGGCGCTATCCACCCTGCATTAATTATAAAATAAATCACTAACGACAAGATCCCCTTTAACAATTTTTTTCTTAAAAAATCATTGTTGTCCGGCTAAAATTGCTTTCAATGCACTTTTATTTCTTACTTGGTCAAGGATATAAGAGAAGGATGATCTATTCAGCCCCGCCAAGAAAACCATGGAATTTCGCACCGTTGATAGGGAAGCAAAACAGTAGTACAAAAGCTCGATCGAGCGATCAAATTGGCGGCCGTGATGACCAATTTGTGCCTTTTTCTGGTACTTTTTTGGGCAAGCGAAAAAGTACCAGAAATGAGCCGGTAGACATTGAATCGAACTTTTGAGGGGGGATCATCATTTTATCATTGAAAATTTAGTCGGACAATAAAGTTAAAATATCATTAAATCCCGCGTTGCCGAACAGTTACACCATCAACTTTTTTCGTATATTCGGAAAAGTAGTTATTTGAAAATACGAAAGAACGCAAGCTGACCACCAATAGCCTGGCATTAACCCGATAGAAGACGCTTGCCCAATTGATTGCGCTGCTTATTCACCCATTAAAATATATCAGTATGAAATGGAGGAGATTTAACGGCGAAGCCATACAGCTACCCATCAAAGAGGAAGTTCGCAGTGCCATCATCCGCGAAGTAAATAATGGCTACCGTTTGAAGGTATGTATCGGCACGGATTCGCAGGTAAAAGGAGCCGAAACCGAGTTTGCCACGGTAATCGTTTTCCTTAGGGAAGGCCACGGGGGCTTCATGTTTATTCATAATGAAAAGACCCGCGACAAGTATTCTATCAAAGAAAGAATGCTCGTGGAAGTGGCCAAGACGATCGAGATCGCTTACGAATTATGCGATCTGTTCACAACCTATGATGTGGATATGGAAGTACATGTAGACATCAACACCAATCCGCAATTCAAAAGCAATTTAGCGCTCCGCGAAGCCATGGGCTATATCCTGGGAATGGGATTTGCCTTCAAAGCCAAGCCGGAAGCGTTTGCCAGTAGTAGCTGCGCCAACAGGATCGTGAACTAAGCAAAAAGCAACGAATTCAAAAGAATCCATTGCTTTTTTTATTTACAATAATGCCTGTCGATATAAATATATATCGGCAATAGGTTTGTCTCCCCTAAGCAATCCCCCGGAAAGAAGCGTTCAACTCCTCGATCATCCCCAATACTTTCTCCCTTCCTAATTTTTTAGTGGCGGAGGTCACGAAATGCGGCGGCAAAAATTCCCAATCTTCCCGCATCTTGTTAAGGAAAGCCTTTACATTTTTACTAGTTTCAGCCTGGGAATTCTTATCCGATTTTGTAAATACCATTGCGAAGGGTACTTGCCATTCACCGAGTTTATTGATGAACTCCAGGTCTATCTTCTGCGGTGAAAGGCGGCTATCCAGCAATACGAACACATTCACCAGGTTCGGCCTCTTACGTAAATAATCCTCGATCATCCGCTCCCAACTCTTTCTTTGCGACTGGGATACTTTTGCGAAGCCATAACCGGGTAAATCCACCAGGTACCATTCCTTGTTGACAATAAAATGGTTGATCAACTGCGTTTTTCCCGGCGAAGCAGATGTTTTTGCCAATTTATCATAATTGGTCAACATATTAATCAAGGATGATTTACCTACATTTGACCGGCCTATAAAAGCGTATTCCGGCAAGGTATCAGGCGGGCAGCTTGTATAATTCGGGCTACTGATCAGGTATTCTGCGGATTTAATTATCATATTGCATTCATTTTTATATGGTCTCAATTTTCATTGAAGGACCTAATTGCTTCAACTTTCTAACAACTATTTAGCTAACTTTGCCGCGTATGTCGGAAAAAGAAACGGTTCAGAAAATTGTTCCTTTCAAAGCCTCAAATTTAAGCAAGAAGGAGCAGATAGCACACATGTTCAATGATATCGCCCCGCGGTACGACTTTTTGAACAGGTTCCTATCGTTGGGAATTGATGTCATATGGCGTAAAAAAGCCTTACGGATGCTGAAAAAAGATCGTCCGCAAAAAATGCTGGACGTGGCTACCGGCACCGGGGATTTTGCCATTATGGCCCATAAAATTTTACAGCCGCAGCATATCACCGGGATCGATATCTCCGCCGGGATGCTGGAATTCGGCCGTCAAAAGATAGAAAATGCCGGGTTGTCAGGGAAAATTAGCCTTCAATTGGGCGACAGTGAAACAATAAGTTTTGCCGATCAAACGTTTGATGCGATAACGGTGGCCTACGGCGTAAGGAATTTTGAGAATATCGAGAAAGGATTATCCGAGATGTTCAGGGTATTGAAGCCGGGTGGAAAACTGATTATCCTGGAATTCTCTAACCCTACTGCCTTCCCCATCAAGCAATTATATCATTTTTATTTCAAGTATATCACCCCGAGAGTGGGGAAACTCGTTTCCAAGAACCGGGATGCCTACGAATATTTACCGGATTCGGTAAAAGCGTTCCCACAAGGACAAGTGATGTGCGATATCTTAACAAACATCGGCTTTCAAGCAGTTACATGCAAAACACTCACATTCGGCATCAGTTCCGTTTACTGCGCTACTCGATAGTAGTGTTTTTAATCCTATGCAAATCCTTGGCCCCTGCAAAGGCTCAACAAATTATCCATATGCAGGAGCACGACCAGAAATTGTTTTATTTCGGCATCACCCTCGCCGCCAATCAATCCAATTTCAAACTCAGCCATTCAGATCTATTCCTGAAAACGGATACCATCATGGTGGCAGAACCTTTGAAAACAGTCGGGTTCAACCTCGGCTTGTTGGCTAACATGCGGCTCAACCGGCGGTTTGACCTCAGGTTTAACCCGCAACTGGTATTCGCTAACAAGGATTTATATTACAAGGAGCAGTACCAGGCCGAGACCGAAACCACGAAAAAGATTGAATCCATCCTCGTAAGCTTTCCCATAC includes the following:
- a CDS encoding GbsR/MarR family transcriptional regulator, whose amino-acid sequence is MKLQEAKAQFIQAWGSLGAQWGINRTMAQIHALLLIAPEPLSADEIMEELNISRGNTNMNVRELINWGIVDKVLVPGERKEYFVAEKDIWKVGTAITRERKKRELDPMLRVLQGLQKVEGDNKDKSVKAFRDAIQGIYKFAQQTDNTLNTMIKAEENWFYSTILKLMK
- a CDS encoding TIGR01777 family oxidoreductase — protein: MKNKKIVIAGGSGFIGHALCDEWGKHNQIIVLSRQKNYKHPLAETVYWDGQTLGIWQQQLEDCDLLVNLAGKSVNCRYTPANKKAIFDSRTDAVTVLGAAIQACQNPPKVFINAASATIYAHSLNQPMTESQHEIKNDFSVQVCKKWEACFTSLQLPGTRKVILRIAVTFGRQGGVFGYYLNLVKCGLGGKQGNGEQMFSWVHARDVARMMEWVYETPTCQGVYNCAAPYPERNRDMMKTLRAVFGHKFGFPLPTWTLKIGAFIIGTETELLLKSRYVLPKRAMQEGFKFQFPAARAAFENIKQSLPRSKYHLF
- a CDS encoding CoA-binding protein; the protein is MEKKTVVLGASTNPERYSNLAVHKLKAHHHPVIAIGKKEGMIEDTPIITEHPPVDDVDTVTIYLNPKHQEEYYDYILSLKPKRIIFNPGAENPELKKIALDNDILPQEACTLVLLSTGQF
- a CDS encoding ribonuclease H-like YkuK family protein, with protein sequence MKWRRFNGEAIQLPIKEEVRSAIIREVNNGYRLKVCIGTDSQVKGAETEFATVIVFLREGHGGFMFIHNEKTRDKYSIKERMLVEVAKTIEIAYELCDLFTTYDVDMEVHVDINTNPQFKSNLALREAMGYILGMGFAFKAKPEAFASSSCANRIVN
- the yihA gene encoding ribosome biogenesis GTP-binding protein YihA/YsxC, which gives rise to MIIKSAEYLISSPNYTSCPPDTLPEYAFIGRSNVGKSSLINMLTNYDKLAKTSASPGKTQLINHFIVNKEWYLVDLPGYGFAKVSQSQRKSWERMIEDYLRKRPNLVNVFVLLDSRLSPQKIDLEFINKLGEWQVPFAMVFTKSDKNSQAETSKNVKAFLNKMREDWEFLPPHFVTSATKKLGREKVLGMIEELNASFRGIA
- the ubiE gene encoding bifunctional demethylmenaquinone methyltransferase/2-methoxy-6-polyprenyl-1,4-benzoquinol methylase UbiE; protein product: MSEKETVQKIVPFKASNLSKKEQIAHMFNDIAPRYDFLNRFLSLGIDVIWRKKALRMLKKDRPQKMLDVATGTGDFAIMAHKILQPQHITGIDISAGMLEFGRQKIENAGLSGKISLQLGDSETISFADQTFDAITVAYGVRNFENIEKGLSEMFRVLKPGGKLIILEFSNPTAFPIKQLYHFYFKYITPRVGKLVSKNRDAYEYLPDSVKAFPQGQVMCDILTNIGFQAVTCKTLTFGISSVYCATR
- the porT gene encoding type IX secretion/gliding motility protein PorT/SprT; protein product: MQNTHIRHQFRLLRYSIVVFLILCKSLAPAKAQQIIHMQEHDQKLFYFGITLAANQSNFKLSHSDLFLKTDTIMVAEPLKTVGFNLGLLANMRLNRRFDLRFNPQLVFANKDLYYKEQYQAETETTKKIESILVSFPIQLKFKSDRFGNFRVYTITGLKFDYDLASNGRARRAEDLVKVKNSDYGYEIGAGFEFYFPNFIFAPEFKISNGIGNVHVKDKNLRYSNVVEQLQSRMIVFSIHLEG